A genomic segment from Halobellus litoreus encodes:
- a CDS encoding DUF5518 domain-containing protein: MVERTELRNAAIGAVITIFLSFTGFSALLGGGVAGYLQQVPPKRGARTGAISGGIAAIPILLVLVLGFGLFLLQPSALGVPGGVELAIILLIMFPLLFAWIIGLSAAGGYVGAYLRAESQSSNSERGAPERG; this comes from the coding sequence ATGGTCGAACGAACGGAACTCCGCAACGCAGCCATCGGCGCAGTGATAACGATCTTCCTCTCGTTTACGGGTTTCTCAGCATTACTCGGCGGCGGGGTCGCGGGCTACCTGCAGCAGGTGCCGCCGAAACGCGGCGCGAGGACCGGGGCCATCTCGGGAGGTATCGCGGCCATCCCGATACTCCTCGTTCTCGTGCTCGGATTCGGGCTCTTCCTCTTGCAGCCGTCGGCGTTGGGGGTTCCCGGGGGTGTGGAACTCGCGATCATCCTCTTGATTATGTTTCCGCTGCTGTTCGCCTGGATCATCGGACTGAGCGCGGCCGGCGGCTACGTTGGGGCGTACCTCCGCGCGGAATCTCAGTCCTCGAACAGTGAACGGGGGGCACCGGAACGAGGATGA
- a CDS encoding IclR family transcriptional regulator, producing MTGESPRKIQSLQTAHRIVETLQELDGAGASAIADRLDIGRSTAYQYLMTLREEGYVIKRDQTYHIGLKYLDHGMYARDNHPMIEISRPSLRDLVDETGEIGWCTSEDNGKLVTLDIIEGERNLNAKFRGRIGNREFMHAHAGGKAILSGYSNDRILEIIETHGLPAYTQQTITDSEELLAEIERVREDGVAFNDEEAIDGYRAVGAPVTLDGETIGSITIGGPKNRMSDEYYTDTLPDLIGGVINEIELRGSVSSPWQ from the coding sequence ATGACCGGAGAATCACCGCGGAAAATACAGTCGCTCCAGACGGCGCATCGCATCGTAGAGACGCTTCAAGAACTGGACGGAGCCGGAGCCAGCGCTATCGCTGATCGCTTGGATATCGGTCGGAGTACGGCGTATCAGTACCTTATGACGCTTCGAGAAGAAGGATACGTGATCAAGCGAGATCAGACGTACCATATCGGGTTGAAATATCTGGACCACGGGATGTACGCCCGCGACAACCATCCGATGATCGAGATCTCTCGGCCATCGTTGCGCGATCTAGTGGACGAGACCGGAGAAATAGGGTGGTGCACGAGCGAGGACAACGGGAAACTGGTAACGCTGGACATCATCGAAGGGGAGCGGAACCTAAACGCAAAGTTTCGCGGTCGGATAGGTAACAGAGAGTTTATGCACGCTCACGCTGGTGGAAAAGCGATCCTTTCGGGGTACAGTAATGATAGGATTTTAGAGATTATAGAGACGCACGGCCTTCCGGCATACACGCAGCAGACGATTACGGATAGCGAAGAGTTGCTGGCGGAAATCGAGCGCGTTCGCGAGGACGGGGTGGCGTTCAACGACGAGGAGGCGATCGACGGCTACCGTGCTGTGGGTGCCCCCGTGACTTTGGACGGCGAAACGATCGGTTCGATCACTATCGGCGGACCGAAGAACCGGATGTCGGACGAGTACTATACAGACACGCTCCCCGACCTCATAGGCGGCGTGATCAACGAAATCGAACTTCGCGGGTCGGTGTCCTCTCCGTGGCAGTGA
- a CDS encoding Zn-ribbon domain-containing OB-fold protein, with the protein MSWEPRPVPTVTPETAPYWEAAAEGRLLIRRCLDCELSFYYPRARCPDCLGDNVDWIEADGTGTVYAHTSTTNVAAWPDDDLPLVLAYVELDEGPRMLTALSDCTGESVEIGTPVEVAFIPTASEDVSIPVFEPIDD; encoded by the coding sequence ATGAGTTGGGAACCGCGACCGGTGCCGACCGTTACTCCGGAGACGGCCCCGTACTGGGAAGCAGCGGCGGAGGGCCGTCTCCTCATCCGGCGCTGCCTTGACTGCGAACTCTCGTTTTACTATCCGCGGGCGCGGTGCCCGGACTGCCTCGGAGACAACGTCGACTGGATCGAAGCCGATGGAACGGGGACGGTGTACGCCCATACTTCGACGACGAACGTCGCTGCGTGGCCGGACGACGATCTCCCACTCGTACTGGCCTACGTCGAACTCGACGAGGGGCCGCGAATGCTGACCGCGCTGTCTGACTGCACCGGGGAATCGGTCGAGATTGGCACTCCCGTCGAAGTGGCCTTCATCCCGACAGCGAGCGAAGACGTGTCCATCCCGGTCTTCGAACCGATAGACGACTAG
- a CDS encoding enoyl-CoA hydratase/isomerase family protein, whose amino-acid sequence MPTDYSDQFETIRCQFDDESGIGRIVLDRPDSLNAMSTKTLEELPTAIETFDRLDRDGDRVSVRCVVISGAGDDAFCVGVDVDDIGGERYPFTASSFREALFSVESFGAPVIAAIDGYCVGGGLELALMCDFRVASEESELGFPEVDLGIFPSGVGTTQRLPLLVGPSRAKELCMTGEFLSGSEAAAEGLINEAHPAEELADAVDELAGELAEKPPLALRAIKDTINQSRNVGLRDGIEYEYRAYLPLLHTEDYAEGAAAFAADRDPVWQGK is encoded by the coding sequence ATGCCGACCGACTACAGTGACCAGTTCGAGACCATCCGGTGTCAGTTCGACGACGAGAGCGGAATCGGTCGGATCGTCCTCGACCGACCGGACTCACTGAACGCGATGTCGACGAAGACCCTCGAGGAGCTCCCGACAGCCATCGAGACCTTCGATCGACTCGACCGGGACGGCGACCGAGTCTCGGTCCGGTGCGTCGTGATCTCCGGTGCCGGCGACGACGCCTTCTGTGTCGGCGTCGACGTCGACGACATCGGCGGGGAGCGATACCCGTTCACTGCGTCGTCGTTCCGGGAGGCGCTGTTCAGCGTCGAGTCGTTCGGCGCACCGGTGATCGCAGCGATCGATGGCTACTGCGTCGGCGGCGGTCTTGAGCTCGCGCTGATGTGCGACTTCCGGGTGGCGAGCGAGGAAAGCGAACTCGGCTTTCCCGAGGTCGACTTGGGGATCTTCCCCTCCGGGGTCGGAACGACACAGCGGCTCCCGCTTCTCGTCGGTCCGAGCCGGGCCAAGGAGCTGTGTATGACGGGCGAGTTCCTCTCCGGGTCAGAAGCCGCTGCGGAGGGGCTGATCAACGAGGCCCATCCGGCGGAGGAGCTCGCGGACGCCGTCGACGAACTCGCCGGAGAACTCGCGGAGAAACCCCCTCTCGCCCTCCGAGCCATCAAGGATACCATCAATCAGTCGCGTAACGTCGGCCTTCGCGATGGAATCGAGTACGAGTACCGCGCCTATCTCCCGCTTTTGCACACCGAGGACTACGCGGAAGGTGCCGCGGCGTTCGCGGCCGATCGAGATCCGGTCTGGCAGGGTAAGTGA
- a CDS encoding SDR family NAD(P)-dependent oxidoreductase, with product MLEDTVCIVAGAGRGIGEETAKLMADEGAAVVVADLGADLSGEGEDTQPAQQTVDDIVEAGGEAMAHYGDITDLDYTDQLIEDTVDEYGAVHSITNFAGILRDRMIFNMTEEEWDAVIDVHLKGHFSLLRNASQHWKSRYEAEEFERQRSFLGVSSSAAIGWAGQPNYAAAKAGVLGLTRNCAQELERYNVRVNSLWPEAYTRMYKSIPEEYQPDGMTDETHGPQLVAPLPAFLASEAATDITGCTVGLGSGELSFISDPDRERKIIKEVPADTKTGGWTPEQIADAWDNLTDGYETKRTSKPSIPNVQN from the coding sequence ATGTTGGAAGACACAGTCTGCATCGTCGCAGGAGCAGGTCGCGGTATCGGCGAGGAGACGGCGAAACTGATGGCCGATGAGGGAGCCGCAGTCGTCGTTGCCGACCTGGGTGCGGATTTGTCGGGAGAGGGCGAGGATACCCAGCCAGCCCAGCAGACGGTGGACGACATCGTCGAGGCGGGCGGGGAAGCGATGGCCCACTACGGCGATATCACCGACTTGGACTATACCGACCAGCTCATCGAAGACACCGTCGACGAATACGGCGCGGTCCACAGCATCACCAACTTCGCCGGGATCCTCCGTGACCGGATGATTTTCAATATGACCGAGGAGGAGTGGGACGCGGTCATCGATGTCCATCTGAAGGGACACTTCTCGTTGCTCCGGAACGCTTCTCAACACTGGAAATCGCGGTACGAAGCGGAGGAATTCGAGCGGCAACGGTCCTTCCTCGGTGTGTCTAGCTCGGCGGCGATCGGATGGGCGGGACAACCGAACTACGCCGCCGCGAAAGCCGGCGTCCTCGGTCTCACACGGAACTGCGCCCAGGAATTGGAACGCTACAACGTTCGGGTGAACAGCCTCTGGCCCGAGGCCTACACCCGTATGTACAAGTCCATTCCCGAGGAGTACCAACCGGACGGGATGACAGACGAGACACACGGTCCGCAGCTCGTCGCACCGCTCCCGGCGTTCTTGGCGAGCGAGGCGGCGACAGACATCACGGGTTGCACGGTCGGACTCGGGTCGGGAGAACTTTCGTTCATCTCCGACCCAGACCGCGAACGGAAGATCATCAAAGAGGTGCCCGCAGACACGAAAACCGGTGGCTGGACGCCCGAACAGATCGCTGATGCCTGGGACAATCTCACTGACGGCTACGAGACGAAGCGCACGTCGAAGCCGAGCATTCCGAACGTACAGAACTGA
- a CDS encoding class I adenylate-forming enzyme family protein codes for MQEFTNETIIWENNVVTHRMDAFPRVEETEHRGKTVRAFADRSESLFELFATAVNDTPEREFVVFPDSDIRLSYREAADRVSRLARGLRSEGVSTGDRIVLLVDSQLEFVELFLAAARVGAVVSPLNTRHSPGEIRDMFADGDPVLVFVGDEYADKLEGSAYEPSNDRTCVLDSAGMDQSYGGLIAHSRNEEIEPSATAADLLSVMYTSGTTGQPKAVPIDNFQAVNAALNNASVHGVRDGSRILVPSPLFHVTGLVCGLLTAISVNGTAVIMREYDPQHFLRYIGTERVNYCMGVPTHIVLAAEKAGGGTYDTSSFEKFAYGGAPMPRDAIPKIRDAFPEIKLYHSYGKTENFAGIAAMIPDQYIDDHPEVVGMPTPTTKFAVVDENRNRLPPGQIGELAMYGPFVAERYLSSPDDTDEEFDDGWHYTGDIGVIDESGFITLRGRKGNMMIRGGENVYPVEVEDALLAVTGVREAGVTSFPDDVLGERIIAVVAPKERHRVTEEMLREACEERLAEYKIPDIFRVVDELPRNQNGKLKRGELVPKPLQFGIKFGG; via the coding sequence ATGCAGGAATTCACAAACGAGACCATCATCTGGGAAAACAACGTCGTAACGCATCGAATGGACGCCTTCCCGCGAGTTGAGGAGACCGAGCACCGTGGCAAAACGGTTCGCGCGTTCGCTGACAGATCGGAGTCGTTGTTCGAGTTGTTCGCCACCGCAGTGAACGACACCCCGGAACGGGAGTTCGTTGTCTTCCCCGACTCCGATATTCGATTATCGTATCGTGAGGCGGCCGACCGCGTCAGCCGGTTGGCGAGAGGACTGCGATCGGAAGGGGTTTCGACGGGCGATCGCATCGTCCTCCTCGTCGATAGCCAACTCGAATTCGTCGAGCTATTCCTCGCTGCGGCGCGGGTCGGTGCCGTCGTCAGTCCGCTGAACACTCGACACTCTCCGGGGGAGATCCGCGACATGTTCGCCGATGGCGACCCTGTTCTCGTCTTCGTCGGGGACGAATACGCGGATAAGCTTGAGGGATCGGCATACGAACCTTCGAACGACAGAACGTGCGTGCTGGATTCGGCCGGGATGGACCAGTCGTACGGTGGTCTGATAGCCCACAGCCGAAACGAAGAGATTGAGCCGTCTGCCACAGCGGCCGATCTTCTGAGTGTTATGTACACGTCCGGCACGACAGGCCAACCGAAGGCCGTCCCGATCGACAACTTCCAAGCCGTCAACGCGGCCCTGAACAACGCCAGTGTTCACGGCGTACGAGACGGAAGCCGGATTCTCGTCCCGTCGCCGCTCTTCCACGTTACCGGGCTCGTCTGCGGCCTTCTCACGGCCATCTCGGTCAACGGCACGGCAGTGATTATGCGGGAGTACGACCCACAGCACTTCCTCCGCTACATCGGCACCGAGCGCGTGAACTACTGTATGGGCGTCCCGACTCATATCGTCCTGGCCGCCGAAAAAGCAGGCGGCGGGACGTACGACACGTCATCGTTCGAGAAGTTTGCGTACGGCGGGGCACCGATGCCGCGTGATGCGATCCCGAAGATACGCGACGCCTTCCCGGAAATAAAACTGTACCACTCGTACGGGAAGACGGAAAACTTCGCTGGTATTGCCGCGATGATTCCTGACCAGTATATCGACGATCACCCGGAAGTCGTGGGGATGCCGACTCCGACGACGAAGTTCGCCGTCGTCGACGAGAACCGCAACCGATTGCCGCCCGGCCAGATCGGCGAATTGGCGATGTACGGCCCATTCGTCGCTGAGCGGTACCTGAGTTCGCCGGACGATACCGACGAAGAGTTCGACGACGGATGGCATTACACCGGAGACATCGGGGTTATCGACGAATCCGGATTCATCACGCTACGCGGCCGCAAAGGGAATATGATGATCCGGGGCGGTGAGAACGTCTACCCCGTCGAGGTCGAGGACGCGCTACTTGCCGTCACTGGAGTCCGAGAGGCCGGAGTTACCTCGTTTCCCGACGACGTCCTCGGAGAACGAATCATCGCGGTTGTCGCCCCCAAAGAACGACACCGCGTCACCGAAGAAATGCTTCGGGAAGCCTGTGAGGAACGTCTCGCCGAATACAAGATCCCGGATATTTTCCGAGTCGTCGACGAGCTTCCACGAAATCAAAACGGGAAACTAAAACGCGGAGAACTGGTTCCGAAACCGCTGCAGTTCGGGATCAAATTCGGCGGCTGA
- a CDS encoding CPBP family intramembrane glutamic endopeptidase, whose translation MIEEPRLPGFAVDLLDRRLLSWRFLGAVLAVELLLTVFINLILFRSAWVSAVLFDPVRGATGGLVTATLFVNLLNFAVVVVGLLLVAGGLHRRDLGLVRSNLPTAVAVTVGLWMALQAAAAAVSLARTGTVGMNPGWSQAGVGATLGLLVAQLFGNALYEEILFRAVLLDQMVLKLRDRRWGFTSALVGSQLIFALLHVPNRLLRGYTLTGMVDGLGLLFLMGLLFALVYHRTGNLLIAVGVHALNNAPTMLVATRLSGQSLVTLLLVGLVTAWPVLRRHLGRGTPNPSTSQ comes from the coding sequence ATGATCGAAGAGCCACGGCTGCCTGGGTTCGCCGTCGACCTCCTGGACCGGCGGCTCCTGAGTTGGCGCTTCCTCGGTGCGGTGCTCGCGGTCGAGCTACTGCTGACCGTCTTCATCAACCTGATCCTGTTCCGAAGTGCGTGGGTTTCGGCGGTTCTCTTCGATCCGGTCCGAGGCGCTACGGGCGGGCTGGTGACCGCGACCTTGTTCGTGAACCTGCTGAACTTCGCCGTGGTGGTGGTCGGTCTCCTGCTGGTAGCCGGCGGTCTGCACCGGCGAGACCTCGGACTGGTGCGGTCGAATCTCCCGACCGCCGTCGCGGTCACCGTCGGTCTCTGGATGGCGCTCCAGGCGGCCGCCGCCGCCGTCTCGCTCGCCCGGACGGGGACAGTCGGGATGAATCCCGGCTGGAGTCAGGCTGGGGTCGGCGCGACGCTGGGGCTGCTCGTCGCGCAACTGTTCGGGAACGCCCTCTACGAAGAGATCCTCTTCCGAGCGGTGTTGCTCGACCAGATGGTGTTGAAACTCCGGGACCGACGGTGGGGGTTCACCTCGGCGCTCGTCGGATCGCAGCTAATTTTCGCACTCCTGCACGTTCCGAACCGTCTTCTGCGGGGATATACGCTCACCGGGATGGTCGACGGACTGGGACTCCTGTTCCTGATGGGGCTGCTCTTCGCGCTGGTGTACCATCGGACGGGAAACCTCCTGATCGCCGTCGGCGTCCACGCCCTCAACAACGCGCCGACGATGCTGGTGGCCACGCGGCTGTCCGGGCAGTCCCTCGTGACCTTGCTGCTGGTGGGACTGGTGACCGCGTGGCCGGTCCTTCGACGACACCTGGGACGCGGGACTCCGAATCCGTCTACCAGCCAGTGA
- a CDS encoding CPBP family intramembrane glutamic endopeptidase, with the protein MSATAGEARGETSSGLSVAVLVGLFVSLFGAPVLGRFDLPREVGTSTAGSILANSLSSWLLVGALLVVVLHWEDRRLRSIGLRMPTRREVAVGIGAGFGGVVLGLLVTGVAVVTLRLEQPETLSAITRLSLPIQLAVVGTAVIVEEILWRGYPIERLAELTDRLWVGAGISGLVFLAVHYPAWGLAGAIPQAVFTAVLVGVYVWSRNVVVSMLTHGVINVAMVFVLPSFL; encoded by the coding sequence ATGTCCGCCACCGCCGGCGAAGCTCGGGGAGAGACCAGTTCAGGTCTTTCAGTCGCCGTGTTGGTCGGGCTATTCGTCTCGTTGTTCGGAGCGCCAGTGCTCGGACGGTTCGATCTCCCGCGGGAAGTCGGGACGTCGACCGCCGGTTCGATCCTGGCCAACTCGCTCAGTAGCTGGCTGCTGGTCGGCGCGCTGCTCGTTGTCGTCCTTCACTGGGAGGACCGGCGGCTGCGATCGATCGGTCTCCGAATGCCGACGCGGAGGGAGGTAGCCGTCGGAATCGGTGCCGGGTTCGGCGGGGTCGTGCTCGGTCTGCTCGTCACCGGCGTCGCCGTCGTCACGCTGCGTCTCGAGCAGCCGGAGACGCTGTCGGCGATCACTCGACTCTCGCTCCCGATACAACTCGCCGTCGTCGGAACGGCCGTCATCGTCGAGGAAATCCTGTGGCGCGGGTATCCGATCGAACGGCTGGCCGAGCTGACGGACCGACTCTGGGTCGGTGCCGGTATCAGCGGCCTCGTGTTCCTCGCGGTTCACTACCCGGCGTGGGGCCTCGCCGGAGCGATTCCGCAGGCGGTCTTCACCGCCGTCCTCGTCGGCGTGTACGTCTGGAGTCGTAACGTGGTGGTCAGTATGCTCACACACGGTGTCATCAACGTCGCGATGGTCTTCGTTCTGCCCTCGTTCCTCTGA
- a CDS encoding type II CAAX endopeptidase family protein, with amino-acid sequence MRNVVRRDGSSPGDWRGIAAFLAVTFGWSWGFWIPKAVAASGFVQRVPVLPDLGAFGPTVAAFALVTYANGRPGAKRLALRALSRDYPKRWLLPALLLTPAIVFASLAVADLTETTPAYPWADDPVVLPAAFLVILVLGGPLQEEFGWRGYLLDPLQERLTAFGGAVAVGLVWAVWHLPLFYIPSETIYFRNPFLGFAVSITLLSVLITWVYNNTERSLLPAILFHASFNWSQAMFPVLDSDPASLTMVGLLALTTIAVVRYWGPSRLTRASGESSFG; translated from the coding sequence ATGCGAAACGTGGTGCGAAGGGACGGGAGTTCCCCGGGGGACTGGCGGGGGATCGCAGCGTTCCTCGCGGTGACGTTCGGCTGGTCGTGGGGGTTCTGGATCCCGAAGGCCGTCGCCGCCTCCGGATTCGTCCAGCGCGTCCCGGTACTCCCCGATCTCGGTGCATTCGGACCGACGGTCGCCGCCTTCGCCCTCGTGACGTACGCGAACGGGCGGCCGGGCGCGAAACGACTCGCACTGCGAGCGCTCAGTCGTGACTACCCAAAGCGGTGGCTTCTCCCGGCACTCCTCCTGACGCCTGCCATCGTGTTCGCGTCGCTCGCCGTAGCCGACCTCACCGAAACCACCCCCGCGTACCCGTGGGCCGACGATCCGGTCGTGCTTCCCGCCGCGTTTCTCGTTATCCTCGTTCTCGGCGGACCGCTCCAAGAGGAGTTCGGGTGGCGGGGTTACCTCCTCGACCCGCTGCAGGAGCGGCTGACAGCATTCGGCGGTGCCGTCGCCGTCGGTCTCGTCTGGGCGGTCTGGCACCTCCCGCTGTTCTACATTCCGAGCGAAACGATCTACTTCCGCAACCCCTTCCTCGGGTTTGCGGTCTCCATCACGCTACTTTCGGTCCTCATCACCTGGGTGTACAACAACACGGAACGGAGCCTGCTCCCGGCCATCCTCTTCCACGCGAGCTTCAATTGGTCGCAGGCGATGTTCCCGGTCCTCGACTCGGACCCTGCCAGCCTCACGATGGTGGGGCTCCTCGCGCTCACGACTATCGCAGTCGTGCGCTACTGGGGACCGAGCCGATTGACCAGGGCCAGTGGAGAGAGCTCTTTCGGCTAG
- a CDS encoding thiolase domain-containing protein, translating to MSTSSDATAYIAGAFEHPTREAPEKSIAQLHAEAAAGALEDAGLAAEDVDGYLTAGENYQVGRYPPLAMADYLGLDVSYFDSTDDGGSAYVNHVGEAASAIADGKCDVALVTLAGRMRTDERAHPEVEATILQENFESIYGAETLPQYALAARRHMHEYGTTAAQLAEIRVAASQHAQHNEHAMYRDPVTVEEVLDSRMVSDPLHLLDCCVISDGAGAFVVVSDSVRRQIDRECVEILGHAAAVDHHDAGRIDLTETAARKSGPRALSRAGVDHADVDYVSIYDSFTITVLQTLEDLGFCEKGEGGAFVEGGTLQAPHGALPFNTDGGGLCSNHPDRGGMTKVIEAVRQLRGEANAPVQVPDASVALAHGTGGYLGTRHAGSTAVLGRIGR from the coding sequence ATGAGCACGAGTTCGGACGCCACAGCCTACATCGCGGGTGCCTTCGAACATCCGACGCGAGAGGCACCGGAAAAGTCGATCGCACAGTTGCACGCAGAGGCTGCCGCCGGGGCCCTCGAGGACGCCGGGCTGGCAGCAGAGGACGTGGACGGGTACCTCACGGCGGGGGAGAACTACCAGGTCGGCCGGTATCCGCCGCTGGCGATGGCCGACTACCTCGGCCTCGACGTCTCGTACTTCGACTCGACCGACGACGGGGGTTCGGCGTACGTCAACCACGTCGGAGAGGCAGCGAGTGCGATCGCCGACGGGAAGTGTGATGTCGCGTTGGTCACGCTCGCGGGTCGGATGCGGACTGACGAGCGAGCCCATCCGGAGGTGGAGGCGACGATTCTGCAGGAGAACTTCGAATCGATCTACGGTGCCGAGACGCTCCCGCAGTACGCGCTCGCCGCTCGCCGTCATATGCACGAGTACGGGACAACCGCTGCGCAACTCGCCGAGATTCGGGTCGCAGCGTCACAACACGCACAACACAACGAGCACGCGATGTATCGGGACCCGGTGACTGTCGAGGAGGTCCTCGACTCGCGAATGGTCAGCGATCCGCTCCACCTGTTGGACTGCTGTGTGATCTCCGACGGCGCGGGCGCGTTCGTCGTCGTGTCCGATTCGGTGCGACGACAGATCGACCGAGAGTGTGTCGAGATCCTCGGGCACGCGGCGGCGGTCGACCACCACGACGCCGGCCGGATCGATCTCACCGAGACGGCCGCGCGGAAATCCGGCCCGCGAGCACTCTCCCGGGCGGGTGTGGACCACGCCGACGTCGATTACGTCTCGATTTACGACTCGTTCACTATCACCGTCCTACAGACGCTGGAGGACTTGGGGTTCTGTGAGAAGGGGGAGGGCGGAGCATTCGTCGAAGGCGGGACCTTACAGGCACCACACGGTGCGCTTCCGTTCAACACGGACGGCGGCGGACTGTGTTCGAACCACCCGGACCGCGGCGGGATGACGAAGGTAATCGAGGCAGTTCGCCAGTTACGTGGGGAGGCGAACGCGCCGGTACAGGTGCCCGATGCGAGCGTGGCGCTCGCACACGGGACGGGAGGGTACCTCGGCACGAGACACGCCGGATCGACGGCCGTCCTCGGGAGGATCGGCCGATGA
- a CDS encoding sensor domain-containing protein — protein MQTYKNLLYLALAFPLGLVYFVGLTVGVALGVGTLVTWIGLPILLVTLLAATAVAGFEAALARRLGSVDASVPAFIEDFDVSSELALPGNGFVEAVKRLVTAPSAWTSVVLLLAKFVFGLISFVALAVSGAVTGAFLAAPFIYEDPDVVLGVGGLVVDGEYAVGPWVVDTFPETLAAVVVGVVFLFVAVNLLNALAQFHARYTAELLQVGDGRT, from the coding sequence GTGCAGACGTACAAGAACCTCCTCTACCTCGCCCTCGCGTTCCCGCTCGGACTCGTCTACTTCGTCGGTCTCACGGTGGGCGTCGCCCTCGGCGTCGGTACGCTCGTCACGTGGATCGGGTTGCCGATACTCCTCGTGACGCTCTTGGCGGCGACGGCCGTGGCCGGCTTCGAGGCCGCTCTGGCCAGACGCCTCGGCAGCGTCGACGCCTCCGTCCCGGCGTTCATCGAGGACTTCGACGTCTCCAGCGAACTCGCCCTCCCGGGAAACGGTTTCGTCGAGGCCGTCAAGCGGCTCGTGACGGCCCCGAGTGCCTGGACGAGCGTCGTCCTGCTGCTCGCGAAATTCGTGTTCGGACTCATCTCGTTCGTCGCACTCGCGGTCAGTGGAGCCGTGACGGGAGCATTTCTGGCGGCCCCGTTCATCTACGAGGACCCGGATGTCGTCCTCGGTGTCGGGGGACTGGTCGTCGACGGGGAATACGCCGTCGGTCCCTGGGTCGTCGACACGTTCCCGGAGACACTCGCGGCCGTGGTCGTCGGCGTGGTGTTTCTGTTCGTCGCGGTCAACCTCCTGAATGCCCTCGCTCAATTCCACGCCCGCTACACTGCCGAGTTGCTTCAGGTAGGCGATGGGAGGACGTGA